The Vibrio chagasii genome includes a region encoding these proteins:
- a CDS encoding ATP-binding protein, which produces MNLKKRTLKNISLKSRLLLAAAFWLGAMILAAGVGIPKLVNDYLVDDMKQQLALTMDELTANIETNDNGNLIMAERLSDPRFNQPYSGIYWRASTQGQIIRSRSLWDKDLTIKRSPIHTSVKGPEKEKLIYIEQDIYLPSLSDPITITIGIDEDPLESTLAELTGQVWLILMLLFVGVLMLIGIQVSWSLLPLSKMQRELVMLRKGEQQGLSDNYPKEVSPLVSDLNALLFHYQELLERARNHAGNLSHALKTPLSVMKNEIEMLPDNEKKLLQQPIQQIQSQIDYHLGRARMAGAMNILSVKSSPCERVEAISMAFDKVYAANEVTMINELDSELEVAVEKTDLDEMVGNLLENSYKWAGSIIRVHANELTDGNVELIIEDDGQGIPEEKLEQVTKRGVRLDETTPGTGLGLNIVNEMAHSYRGNLTLSKSSMGGLKASLVLKVSQAS; this is translated from the coding sequence CGAACACTTAAAAACATCAGTTTAAAAAGCCGCTTGCTTCTCGCTGCGGCTTTTTGGCTAGGTGCGATGATATTGGCGGCCGGTGTTGGTATACCAAAACTGGTGAACGATTACCTTGTCGACGACATGAAGCAGCAACTTGCCCTGACCATGGACGAACTGACCGCCAATATTGAGACCAATGACAATGGCAACCTAATCATGGCAGAACGCCTGTCTGACCCGAGGTTTAACCAACCTTACAGCGGTATTTATTGGCGTGCTTCGACTCAAGGTCAAATCATTCGTTCTCGCTCTCTATGGGACAAAGACCTCACCATCAAGCGCTCTCCTATTCACACTTCCGTTAAGGGACCTGAAAAAGAGAAGCTGATTTACATTGAGCAAGATATCTACCTGCCTTCACTGAGCGACCCAATTACCATCACCATTGGTATTGACGAAGACCCACTCGAGTCGACGCTGGCAGAACTAACAGGCCAAGTATGGTTGATCCTAATGTTGTTGTTTGTCGGCGTTCTGATGTTAATTGGTATTCAAGTGAGCTGGTCTCTATTACCTCTTAGTAAGATGCAGCGTGAGTTGGTAATGCTGAGAAAGGGTGAACAGCAAGGGCTAAGCGATAACTACCCGAAAGAAGTTTCTCCATTGGTATCTGACCTCAATGCCCTACTCTTTCATTACCAAGAATTACTGGAACGCGCACGTAACCACGCGGGGAACCTATCCCATGCATTAAAAACGCCGCTGTCGGTGATGAAAAATGAAATAGAGATGCTGCCTGACAACGAGAAGAAACTGTTACAGCAACCCATTCAGCAGATCCAAAGCCAGATAGATTACCACCTTGGTCGTGCTCGTATGGCAGGTGCAATGAACATCCTTTCGGTGAAGTCGTCGCCTTGTGAACGTGTTGAAGCGATCTCGATGGCGTTTGATAAAGTTTATGCCGCCAATGAAGTCACTATGATCAATGAGCTGGACTCTGAACTTGAGGTCGCTGTAGAAAAAACTGACCTAGATGAGATGGTCGGTAACCTACTCGAAAATAGTTATAAGTGGGCGGGCAGTATTATTCGCGTTCACGCTAATGAACTGACCGATGGCAATGTCGAATTGATTATTGAAGACGACGGACAAGGTATCCCTGAAGAAAAGCTCGAACAGGTGACCAAACGAGGCGTAAGGTTGGATGAAACGACTCCTGGTACCGGTCTAGGCCTGAATATTGTGAATGAAATGGCACACAGTTACCGCGGGAACTTAACGCTAAGCAAAAGCTCAATGGGTG